A single Populus nigra chromosome 13, ddPopNigr1.1, whole genome shotgun sequence DNA region contains:
- the LOC133671604 gene encoding LEAF RUST 10 DISEASE-RESISTANCE LOCUS RECEPTOR-LIKE PROTEIN KINASE-like 1.4 isoform X1, producing the protein MAITMYSHVLHNHSPVTNTTLLTFPTIPPAAAQPLLIPPPMHPLTTTTTTSFLLTLFLSLHLTTSLPSNDTGNLSNCNQNFSCGILTNVTYPFTGGLRPSHCGPPEFGLTCEDESVTILKANSLSYRVTHLDQTSQTLILSRSDLYDDGKCTPQFTNTTLDDRIFSLGSSHELYLFYGCKKINDAGMGSDPLLKISRFSCENDGVTEEGFFSIVYPYGTEYSFPNTFECQTNIRVPIPGTRAQQLLGNGSLVGEVLKEGFDVSYSANCTECYKKHPGGYCGFDTQLGKPICICHDQLCPEKKTQDRTLVIGLSTAGAVVIGIFFGCWALFVVQRRKRKSAQVKSKGLPVATPPSSKGLTTSTNLSQATTSLTSSKSYLEKGSTYFGVPVFSYSELEEATNCFDPSKELGDGGFGTVYHGVLKDGRVVAVKRLYENNMRRAEQFMNEIEILARLRHKNLVILYGCTTRHSHELLLVYEYIPNGTVADHLHGRQSNSGLLTWPVRLSIAIETASALAYLHTSDVIHRDVKTTNILLDNDFHVKVADFGLSRLFPNDVTHVSTAPQGTPGYVDPEYYQCYQLTNKSDVYSFGVVLIELISSLQAVDTNRHRHDINLSNMAVNKIQNHALNELVDPFLGFDKDIVVRRMVTSVAELAFRCLQQDREMRPAMEEVLEALKRIEKENYGAGNAEVLDIRDDDVGLLKHAPPPVQLSPDSLSDPFWADSSSSITPHSY; encoded by the exons ATGGCCATAACCATGTATAGTCATGTTCTACACAACCACTCTCCCGTTACCAACACCACCCTCTTAACCTTCCCCACCATTCCACCAGCTGCTGCACAACCCCTTCTGATTCCTCCGCCAATGCACCccctcaccaccaccaccaccacctctttCCTTCTCACCCTCTTTCTCTCCCTCCACTTAACGACATCGCTTCCTTCCAATGACACTGGTAATCTTTCAAACTGCAATCAAAACTTCTCCTGTGGTATCCTCACAAACGTCACCTACCCTTTCACTGGTGGCCTACGTCCATCCCACTGCGGCCCACCGGAGTTCGGCCTCACATGTGAGGATGAATCAGTCACCATCCTAAAAGCTAACTCACTGAGTTACCGAGTTACTCATCTTGACCAGACCAGCCAAACCTTAATACTCTCACGTTCAGACCTCTACGACGACGGAAAATGCACCCCCCAATTCACTAACACCACTCTGGATGATAGAATCTTCAGTCTTGGTTCCAGCCAtgaactttatttgttttatggatgCAAGAAGATTAACGACGCTGGCATGGGATCAGATCCGCTGCTAAAAATCTCTAGGTTCTCTTGTGAAAATGATGGAGTTACAGAAGAAGGGTTTTTCTCGATTGTTTACCCTTACGGTACTGAATATTCTTTTCCGAATACGTTTGAGTGTCAAACTAATATTCGAGTGCCAATTCCTGGGACTCGGGCACAACAGCTTCTTGGGAACGGGTCATTAGTTGGTGAGGTTTTGAAAGAAGGGTTTGATGTCAGTTACAGTGCTAATTGTACAGAGTGTTACAAGAAGCACCCTGGTGGGTATTGTGGGTTTGATACACAGTTGGGTAAACCTATTTGCATTTGTCATGATCAGCTCTGTCCTG AGAAGAAGACTCAGGATCGGACACTTGTAATAG gACTTAGCACAGCAGGTGCAGTCGTTATTGGTATCTTTTTTGGATGCTGGGCCTTGTTTGTCGTACAacgaaggaaaagaaaatctgCCCAGGTGAAAAGCAAAGGCCTGCCTGTAGCTACACCTCCTTCAAGCAAAGGCCTTACTACTTCAACTAATCTCTCTCAAGCCACTACTTCTCTTACCTCCTCAAAGTCATACCTTGAAAAGGGCAGTACCTACTTTGGAGTGCCGGTGTTCAGCTACAGTGAACTTGAGGAAGCCACTAATTGTTTCGATCCTTCTAAGGAACTTGGAGATGGAGGGTTTGGCACTGTTTACCATG GTGTACTCAAGGATGGACGTGTGGTTGCTGTCAAGCGCCTTTATGAGAACAACATGAGACGTGCTGAGCAGTTtatgaatgaaattgagatcCTAGCTCGTCTACGGCACAAGAACCTGGTGATACTTTATGGATGCACCACAAGGCACAGCCATGAGCTTCTACTTGTTTATGAGTACATTCCAAACGGAACGGTTGCTGACCATCTTCATGGAAGACAGTCAAACTCTGGTTTGCTCACATGGCCTGTTCGGTTGAGCATTGCTATAGAGACAGCCAGTGCACTCGCATACCTCCACACTTCAGATGTCATCCACCGTGATGTCAAAACCACTAACATTCTCCTAGACAATGACTTCCATGTGAAAGTGGCTGACTTTGGTTTGTCGAGATTGTTCCCAAATGATGTCACGCATGTATCGACTGCTCCACAGGGAACACCCGGATATGTTGATCCGGAGTATTATCAATGCTACCAACTCACCAACAAGAGTGATGTTTACAGCTTTGGTGTAGTCTTGATTGAGCTGATATCATCTTTACAAGCAGTGGACACCAATAGGCATCGGCATGATATTAATCTGTCCAACATGGCAgtcaacaaaatccaaaatcatgCTTTAAATGAGTTGGTTGATCCATTTCTTGGATTCGATAAGGATATCGTAGTGAGGAGGATGGTAACATCAGTTGCAGAATTAGCTTTCCGGTGTTTGCAACAAGATAGAGAAATGAGGCCAGCTATGGAAGAAGTATTGGAGGCATTAAAAAGAATCGAGAAAGAAAACTATGGAGCTGGTAATGCAGAAGTATTGGATATTAGGGATGATGATGTAGGGTTACTGAAGCATGCTCCTCCCCCAGTTCAACTTTCACCGGACTCCTTGTCTGATCCATTTTGGGCCGACAGTTCTTCATCCATAACCCCGCATTCCTACTAG
- the LOC133670982 gene encoding uncharacterized protein LOC133670982, producing the protein MATLQKFKLLATQCAVTATPTQSPTTSPVFHIRRRRKTLRMLLSKKSDARWRAPRREDQSEVEEDPLPEKGVRRKLKDLFVSSPPFEQERRGGERGGGGEDMGLISGGGAALRRGGGVGALRPVAATFRYRLLRRAWRPVLVTIPE; encoded by the coding sequence ATGGCGACGCTGCAAAAATTCAAGCTCTTAGCCACGCAATGTGCAGTCACAGCTACACCAACACAAAGTCCAACGACAAGTCCGGTTTTTCACATCCGCCGCAGGAGGAAGACTCTTCGGATGCTACTCTCGAAGAAATCCGATGCTCGCTGGAGGGCTCCCCGGCGAGAAGATCAATCGGAGGTGGAGGAAGATCCGTTGCCCGAGAAGGGGGTGAGGAGGAAATTGAAGGATTTGTTTGTGTCTTCCCCGCCCTTTGAGCAGGAGAGGAGGGGTGGCGAgcgtggtggtggtggtgaggaCATGGGGTTGATTAGTGGCGGCGGAGCCGCGTTGAGAAGAGGTGGCGGCGTCGGCGCGTTGAGACCGGTGGCGGCGACGTTTAGATATAGATTGTTAAGGAGAGCTTGGAGACCTGTATTAGTAACTATCCCCGAATAA